TCCGTATTATCTACCGACTTACAAAACATTACCAAGGAAGAAGTGGCTTACGATAAATATGACCTAAAGGGCAATCTACAGCAGTACACCACCAAGAACGGAGTTTCCACAACAATAATCTGGGGCTATAATCAGACCCAACCTATTGCGAGAATAGAAGGCGCGAAACTATTAGACATTCAGCAGTCATTAATCGATGCTATTGTTACAGCTTCCAATATAGATGCTTCAGCTACTGCAAATAACGATGAGACTCCACTATTAAATGCATTAAAGACATTTAGGGATAATCTGCCTGCTTATCAGATCACTACTTATACCTATGATCCATTAGTAGGAGTAAGAACCATTACATCTCCTTCCGGAATCAGAGAAAACTATATCTATGATTCAGCCAATCGACTGGAAAAAGTAACCGATATGGACGGCAAGATCCTGAAGGAAATAAAGTACAACTATAAAAACTAAGAACTGATGAAAAAATTAATAATTCCTACAGGTGTACTTCTTGTAATGGGCACTGTAAAAGCACAGGTACAGCTGCCCTCCGGTTTGAGCAGTACCAATGAAAATTATATCTACACAAGGACTTACCTTGAACCTAAAACCCAGAGTGATGCCAATGCCAGACAGGTTCAGGCCGTTCAGTATTTTGACGGTTTAGGAAGACCCAAGCAGATTGTGAACGTAAAAGCATCACCGTTAGGAAAAGATATTGTTACCCATATTGAATATGATCAGTTTGGGAGACAGGTAAAAGACTACCTTCCCATTCCCCAGGGAAACACTTTAAACGGAGCTATTGTTCCCAATCCATTAGGTAACGCTCCATCAGTGTATGGTAATGAGAAGATCTATTCAGAGAAAATACTGGAAAATTCTCCTTTAGACCGGATTCAGCAGCAGATTCAGGTGGGTACAGACTGGGCTGTTAAACCTGTGAAATTTGGCTATGAAGCCAATATCACGACAGATAAAGTAAGGAAATTTGCCACCTCTTCCAGCTGGGTGAACGGAGCTACGTTCTCATCAATCAGTAATAACGGGATGTATGGCGAAGCCCAATTGTACAAAAATACAGCCACCGATGAAGATGGTAATAAAACTATTGAATTTAAAAACGGTCAGGGCCAGATTATATTAGTCAGAAAAGAGCTCAGTGTAACCAAAAATGCAGATACTTATTATGTTTACAATGAATATAATCAGTTAGCTTTTGTAATTCCTCCACTTCTCTCTCAGTTAGAGACCTGGGGTATGGCGGAACATGATGCTTTGGCCTATCAGTACCGTTATGACGGAAGAGGCAGGCTGGTAGAAAAAAAGCTTCCAGGTAAAGGCTGGGAATATATGGTGTATGATAAAGCCGACAGACTGATCCTTTCTCAGGATGCTAACCAGAGAGCTTCATCCAGCTGGATCATCTCTAAATATGATCTATTGGGAAGACCTATCTATACAGGAATACTAAAGGCTGATAATACCAGAATCGGAATGCAGAACCAGATCAGTGGCGGGGCTATTATTGAAGGCAGGGACAATACCCCCCTGACGGCAAACGGAATGCCTTATTATTATACCAATATGCATTGGGGCCTGGACACTCTGCTGTCTGTTACCTATTACGATTCTTATCCTCAGCAGTATAGTTTTAATCCTCCTTTCCCTTCAAGTATTCTGGGAGAACCTGTCTTAACCGAAAACCCAACCGCTGATGGAAGAAGTACCAAAGGACTTCCTGTTCTTAGTCTTGTGAAAAATATTGAGGATGACAGCTGGACAAAAACTTACACCTACTATGATACCAAAGGAAGAGTGATTGGCATTCATTCTATCAACCATTTGGGAGGCTATACCCATACCGAATCCAAGCTGGATTTTACAGGCACTCCCCAACAGATTATTACTAAACACAAGCGCCTAAACTCAGATTCAGAAAGAGTGCTAACAGAAACGTTTGAGTACGATCAACAAAACAGGCTATTGGTACATAAACATCAGGTAGACAATAATCCTGTTGAATATCTTACCCAGAATAAGTACAATGAACTATCCCAGCTGGAATCTAAGAAAGTGGGCGGAATTGCTGCGGCATCCCCGCTTCAGCAGATGGACTATAAATACAATATCCGGGGATGGATGACCCAGATCAATGATCCTGCTGCTCTGAACGGAAAACTCTTTGGGTATAAGATCAAATATAACAATCCTGAAAACTCCCCAGCAGTTGGAAAGTTCAACGGAAATATCGCAGAAATAGACTGGAATAACAGTTCTGA
This genomic window from Chryseobacterium sp. MEBOG06 contains:
- a CDS encoding DUF6443 domain-containing protein, with the translated sequence MKKLIIPTGVLLVMGTVKAQVQLPSGLSSTNENYIYTRTYLEPKTQSDANARQVQAVQYFDGLGRPKQIVNVKASPLGKDIVTHIEYDQFGRQVKDYLPIPQGNTLNGAIVPNPLGNAPSVYGNEKIYSEKILENSPLDRIQQQIQVGTDWAVKPVKFGYEANITTDKVRKFATSSSWVNGATFSSISNNGMYGEAQLYKNTATDEDGNKTIEFKNGQGQIILVRKELSVTKNADTYYVYNEYNQLAFVIPPLLSQLETWGMAEHDALAYQYRYDGRGRLVEKKLPGKGWEYMVYDKADRLILSQDANQRASSSWIISKYDLLGRPIYTGILKADNTRIGMQNQISGGAIIEGRDNTPLTANGMPYYYTNMHWGLDTLLSVTYYDSYPQQYSFNPPFPSSILGEPVLTENPTADGRSTKGLPVLSLVKNIEDDSWTKTYTYYDTKGRVIGIHSINHLGGYTHTESKLDFTGTPQQIITKHKRLNSDSERVLTETFEYDQQNRLLVHKHQVDNNPVEYLTQNKYNELSQLESKKVGGIAAASPLQQMDYKYNIRGWMTQINDPAALNGKLFGYKIKYNNPENSPAVGKFNGNIAEIDWNNSSENNLKRYVYEYDALNRLTNAFYKEPTTGVSGNFDEYLTYDLNGNISNLKRTAASMPGNTATLVDDLDYIYNGNRLTQVIENAMNDTGYEGGNNIIDYDLNGSMTTMKDKGIQNIAYNHLNLPDLFSINQNNPLGGLTSFGLSYLYRADGTKVRKTYTSGGGKGQNKTTKMTDYLDGFQYNYIETSGPCLWCKTSVAFEAEAYRDKNIFDPGIISPIWLLDFVPTAEGFYSFIENRYIYQYKDHLGNARVSFAKDSQNALEIIDTNNYYPFGLNHIGQGKSLLGGYLNYKFQEQELEETGFYSFKWRNYMPDVGRFFNVDPLAEKYVYNSPYAFSENRVIDGRELEGLEWVKSITINQDNTKTYTLSANIKLANKSQSFTSQDIKDFQTSYINNMKTYNGTSSNGDKVEIGKINFEMVDNVEDGDYSISIVDHVVDNEGKEVLGKDGMKIGGMIQLDGKFSDPVNGYIGNSQQNNMQVVPNGKNMTGEAAAHEVGHSFGLRHNTDSDNPIQKEVKVSNLMHDPRMGNVINAKQRDIIIQNIPNEKSK